A DNA window from Methanotorris formicicus Mc-S-70 contains the following coding sequences:
- a CDS encoding glycoside hydrolase family 15 protein yields the protein MSGIIGNGNLLAKVNDLGSIEYAFFPHLGYETHVLDTSFALYYNNQIKWHWDYSWDVSQSYLKDTNILKTTYENDDFLIYSKDCVSISHNLIVKHLSIINKTNSEKDVKLFFYENLRIGEAPSKNTVKFVKEKNCLIKYDKNYVFCIGSDREITSYQCGIKYSESSALRDIENGMLKEQNSATGLITDSALSWEFKIKPDQKYTLSVLILPEKYDGDYNKILNLMDTLHMAKNNLKDLYNLTRNFWKSRIDRMINKWGILKVEEYKKYIEICKRSLLTLLLLCDYKGGIIASPSLYPDYRYVWCRDAGYMAVALDLCGQHEMSEKYFEWCKTTQNSDGSWVQNYYVEGYPRFTAIQIDQVGTTIWALLVHYRITGDGHFLRRNWEMVKRAGDYLSKVANKLIPCYDLWEEKFGVFAYTLGAIYGGLKSGYLIGKELDKEEEIQHWKKSMDFLKDVVNNLYLKDEGRFAKSIKPLDESIDTSILGLSFPYGLVPVDDPRMISTANQIEKAFNYKIGGIGRYPEDIYFGGNPWIITTLWLYMYYKKLVDVLSKKGKFQKSTIDNYNKKCNNLLKWVLKHQFNGMFPEQVHKDLGIPVSAIPLGWSHAMVIMAIHSDYDILIP from the coding sequence AGGTTAATGATTTGGGGTCTATAGAATATGCATTTTTTCCACATTTGGGGTATGAAACACATGTTCTTGATACCTCATTTGCCCTATACTATAACAACCAAATAAAATGGCACTGGGATTATAGTTGGGATGTTAGTCAAAGTTATCTAAAAGATACCAACATACTAAAAACAACCTATGAAAATGACGACTTCTTAATATACTCCAAGGATTGCGTGTCCATATCCCACAACCTTATTGTTAAACATCTTTCTATAATAAATAAAACCAATTCAGAAAAGGATGTAAAATTATTTTTTTATGAAAATCTGAGGATAGGTGAGGCACCAAGTAAAAACACTGTAAAATTTGTCAAAGAAAAAAACTGCCTAATCAAATACGACAAAAATTATGTTTTTTGTATAGGGAGTGACAGGGAAATAACATCCTACCAATGCGGAATTAAATACTCTGAGAGTAGTGCTTTGAGGGATATCGAAAATGGTATGTTGAAAGAACAGAACTCTGCCACAGGATTAATTACAGATAGTGCTCTTTCCTGGGAATTTAAAATTAAACCTGACCAAAAATATACACTCTCAGTGCTTATACTCCCTGAAAAGTATGATGGCGACTATAACAAAATCTTAAACCTAATGGACACCTTACACATGGCAAAAAACAATCTCAAAGACCTATACAACCTCACAAGAAACTTTTGGAAAAGTAGAATAGACCGTATGATAAATAAGTGGGGAATTTTAAAGGTGGAGGAATACAAGAAATATATAGAAATATGCAAAAGATCCCTATTAACCTTACTACTTCTTTGTGATTACAAAGGAGGTATAATTGCTTCTCCTTCATTATATCCTGATTATAGGTATGTCTGGTGTAGGGATGCAGGATATATGGCAGTTGCCTTGGATTTGTGTGGGCAACATGAAATGAGTGAAAAGTACTTTGAGTGGTGCAAGACAACACAAAACAGTGACGGTTCCTGGGTTCAAAATTACTATGTGGAAGGATATCCAAGATTCACAGCGATCCAAATAGACCAGGTGGGTACAACCATTTGGGCACTTCTTGTGCATTATAGAATAACTGGGGACGGACATTTTTTAAGAAGAAATTGGGAAATGGTAAAAAGAGCAGGGGATTATTTGAGTAAAGTTGCTAACAAATTAATACCATGCTATGACTTATGGGAGGAAAAGTTTGGGGTTTTTGCATATACACTTGGAGCAATATATGGGGGTCTGAAATCAGGTTATTTGATTGGAAAAGAACTTGACAAAGAAGAAGAAATACAACATTGGAAAAAGAGTATGGATTTTCTTAAAGATGTGGTAAATAACCTCTACTTAAAAGATGAAGGGAGATTTGCAAAATCAATAAAACCATTGGATGAATCCATAGATACGAGCATCTTGGGGTTAAGTTTTCCATATGGACTTGTGCCAGTTGATGACCCAAGAATGATATCGACTGCAAATCAGATTGAAAAAGCCTTTAACTACAAAATTGGTGGCATTGGTAGGTATCCTGAGGATATATACTTTGGAGGAAATCCTTGGATAATAACCACATTGTGGCTTTATATGTATTATAAAAAGTTAGTTGATGTGTTATCAAAAAAGGGGAAATTCCAAAAATCTACAATAGATAACTACAACAAAAAATGCAACAACTTACTTAAATGGGTTTTAAAGCATCAATTCAATGGTATGTTTCCAGAACAAGTCCATAAAGATTTAGGGATTCCAGTATCTGCAATTCCTCTTGGCTGGTCACATGCTATGGTTATAATGGCTATTCATAGTGATTATGACATCTTAATACCATAA
- a CDS encoding glycoside hydrolase family 57 protein, producing MLVSFNFEVHQPRRLKKDMKKDSEDLWERYVDDELNREIFNRVANKCYIPANRIILDLIDNYDIKISYSITGVFLEQSMAFNDEVLDLFKDLVKTGNVELIGETYYHSLSSLFENHEEFIEEIKLHKKTIKELFGYKVRVFRNTELIYHNKIAETIKELGFDGIFTEGTERVLEWRSPNYVYDALCGLKVLLRNYRLSDDIGFRFSCQDWEEYPLTADKYASWLSRTPGDCINIYMDYETFGEHQWRETGIFEFLKHLPQEIEKYEHLQFATPSEILKKCKPKGKIDVFEFSTISWADTERDVSAWLGNRMQKISFEKLKEIGKYIKEHKESIKNFEEIYKIYKILQTSDNFYYMCTKGFSDMDVHSYFSHFETPFDAYASYLNILYDFESYIVTNQKLNGYTYLP from the coding sequence ATGTTAGTTTCTTTTAACTTTGAAGTGCACCAACCCCGCAGGTTAAAAAAAGATATGAAAAAAGATAGTGAAGATTTGTGGGAGAGATATGTTGATGATGAATTAAACAGGGAGATCTTCAATAGAGTCGCCAACAAATGCTACATACCAGCAAATAGAATAATATTGGATTTGATAGACAACTATGACATCAAGATATCATATAGCATAACAGGGGTGTTTTTAGAGCAATCTATGGCATTTAATGATGAAGTTTTAGACCTTTTCAAAGATTTGGTGAAAACAGGAAACGTAGAACTAATCGGAGAGACCTATTACCACTCCCTCTCAAGTCTTTTTGAAAATCATGAGGAATTTATAGAAGAAATAAAATTACATAAAAAAACCATTAAAGAACTTTTTGGATATAAGGTGAGAGTATTTAGGAACACAGAACTAATCTATCACAACAAAATAGCAGAGACTATCAAAGAATTGGGTTTTGATGGCATATTCACAGAGGGTACTGAGAGGGTTCTTGAGTGGAGGTCGCCAAATTATGTTTATGATGCACTTTGTGGATTAAAAGTTCTTTTAAGGAATTATAGACTAAGTGATGATATTGGGTTTAGATTCTCTTGCCAAGATTGGGAGGAGTATCCATTAACGGCAGATAAATATGCATCATGGCTTTCAAGAACTCCAGGGGATTGCATAAATATTTATATGGATTACGAAACCTTTGGGGAGCATCAATGGAGAGAAACAGGTATATTTGAGTTCCTAAAACATCTTCCCCAAGAAATTGAGAAATATGAGCATTTGCAGTTTGCAACACCATCAGAAATACTAAAAAAATGCAAACCAAAGGGAAAAATTGATGTTTTTGAATTTTCAACGATTTCTTGGGCAGACACTGAAAGAGACGTAAGTGCATGGCTTGGGAATAGAATGCAGAAAATTTCATTTGAAAAGTTAAAGGAGATTGGAAAATACATAAAAGAACATAAAGAATCCATAAAAAATTTTGAAGAGATATATAAAATATACAAAATTCTACAAACAAGTGACAACTTCTACTACATGTGTACAAAAGGTTTCAGTGATATGGATGTGCATTCCTACTTTAGTCATTTTGAAACTCCATTTGATGCCTATGCATCCTATCTAAACATTTTATATGATTTTGAAAGTTACATCGTTACAAATCAAAAATTGAATGGTTATACTTATCTTCCTTGA
- a CDS encoding aldehyde ferredoxin oxidoreductase C-terminal domain-containing protein: MNVLIDASNKKYEIIEKEFLPLNWGIYWHKKFETWKYDVYDEKNVFCFGRGVLPVVGGHRLIFSFRSPLWDGFYFSAMGGAGYVFKDTGLNNVAMIGKCENPSLLVLNGEEDSLKIDFLEVKENFNSVYELSEYILDLFKEKNFRAFVVGPAAIKTNMGAIFSQTVRNGKFIEGSEDWAARGGGGSVLYRAHNILGVVFYGKPKKEKNLKHIVEEHYKKPYSKVILENTKKYRYHEETKTGGTLGNNYYIIRDLTPIFNWRTPYISREDRVMFLRKILEFIVNRFNRESIEPRKWTNCGEPCPVLCKKYRRGLKADYEPYESNGPLIGVFDIYAADKVVHTVDSLGFDAIEFGNLCAWVFELLDVGLLKPEEVGIEKVIFDVDRFKDDEEILKNSNHNAEQAVKLANIVAYNKNEIGKILSLGKRKASKIFNEKFKDRIKDKKFNDYAVYVPFGENGEISPTMYWAIGNFMPYLIQGKYLTYYESGVFLEPEELAERSVERIIEEITLENLGICRFQRKWISPIVDKLLKEVCSIDLKSAIDELIKDIYEYDKKLGYPTLESERVKDLIIYGSREFENEKWAKEFEKDREKKLKEYIKRVLDRYSELLGIDWK, from the coding sequence ATGAATGTTTTAATAGACGCATCCAACAAAAAATATGAGATCATTGAAAAGGAGTTCCTACCATTAAATTGGGGGATATATTGGCATAAAAAGTTTGAAACATGGAAATATGATGTATATGATGAAAAAAACGTATTTTGCTTTGGTAGGGGAGTTTTACCAGTTGTTGGGGGACATAGATTGATATTTTCATTTAGATCTCCACTCTGGGATGGATTCTATTTTTCCGCTATGGGAGGGGCAGGATACGTTTTTAAGGATACGGGGTTAAATAACGTTGCTATGATAGGAAAATGTGAAAATCCAAGTTTGTTAGTATTGAATGGGGAAGAAGATTCCTTAAAAATAGACTTTTTAGAAGTTAAGGAGAATTTCAATAGCGTATATGAATTAAGTGAATATATATTGGATTTATTCAAAGAAAAGAATTTTAGGGCATTTGTTGTAGGTCCTGCAGCTATTAAAACAAATATGGGGGCAATTTTCTCCCAAACTGTAAGAAATGGGAAATTTATAGAGGGTTCAGAGGATTGGGCAGCGAGGGGAGGTGGAGGTTCTGTTCTCTATAGGGCACATAACATATTGGGCGTTGTATTCTATGGAAAACCAAAAAAGGAGAAGAATTTAAAGCACATTGTTGAGGAGCATTACAAAAAACCATATTCAAAGGTTATACTTGAAAATACAAAAAAATACAGATATCATGAAGAAACAAAAACAGGGGGAACACTTGGAAACAACTACTATATAATAAGGGACTTAACCCCAATATTCAATTGGAGAACACCATACATAAGTAGGGAAGATAGGGTTATGTTTCTTAGAAAGATCTTAGAATTCATTGTAAATAGATTCAACAGAGAATCAATAGAACCAAGGAAATGGACTAATTGTGGAGAACCATGCCCAGTTTTATGCAAAAAGTATAGGAGGGGTTTAAAGGCAGATTATGAACCTTATGAGTCCAATGGACCTTTGATTGGAGTATTTGATATCTATGCCGCGGATAAGGTTGTTCATACAGTAGATTCCTTAGGATTTGATGCCATAGAGTTTGGAAACCTTTGTGCATGGGTTTTTGAACTTTTAGATGTTGGTTTGTTAAAACCAGAGGAGGTTGGTATAGAAAAGGTGATTTTTGATGTAGATAGATTTAAAGATGATGAGGAAATATTAAAAAACTCAAACCACAATGCAGAGCAGGCTGTAAAATTGGCCAATATCGTAGCATATAATAAAAATGAGATTGGAAAAATCCTATCCCTTGGAAAAAGAAAGGCATCCAAAATATTCAATGAGAAATTTAAGGATAGAATAAAGGACAAAAAATTCAACGACTATGCTGTTTATGTTCCATTTGGGGAAAATGGAGAGATATCTCCAACCATGTATTGGGCAATTGGAAACTTTATGCCATATCTTATACAGGGTAAGTATCTAACCTACTATGAATCAGGAGTATTCTTAGAACCAGAAGAACTTGCTGAGCGTAGTGTAGAGAGGATTATTGAAGAGATTACCTTAGAAAATCTTGGAATTTGTAGGTTTCAGAGGAAATGGATATCCCCGATTGTTGATAAACTTTTAAAGGAAGTTTGCAGTATCGATTTAAAATCTGCAATAGATGAATTAATTAAAGATATTTACGAGTATGATAAAAAATTGGGCTATCCTACACTTGAAAGTGAAAGGGTTAAAGATTTGATAATTTATGGATCTCGTGAGTTTGAGAATGAAAAATGGGCAAAGGAATTTGAAAAAGATAGAGAGAAAAAACTTAAAGAGTATATAAAAAGAGTGTTGGACAGATACAGTGAACTTCTTGGAATAGATTGGAAATAA
- the glgP gene encoding alpha-glucan family phosphorylase, whose translation MKSTAYFCMEFAIDQPLKTYAGGLGFLAGSHFRTAKRLNMPLVGVSILWSYGYYDQVRDMEGRMKVEYVRKYYDFLTDIDLKVPVTINGATVWVKVYKLEEDVFGTCPIYFLTTDIPENDYLSRTISHHLYDSNNLTHIAQEIVLGIGGYKVIKECENVKLFHLNEPHGLPLAFKMLEDYGLDYVREHLVFTTHTPMPEGNETQDVNLLKNMGFFGNVDIKIAEKLGGNPFNLTVAALRMSKRANAVSKQHKKTVEQMWSWVKDKCEIISITNAQDRYYWQDKIIKESAENYDYDKLRERKMELKKMLFEEVADQTGKIFDPNIMTVVWARRFVEYKRPYLPLYDEKRLRKLLESNKMQIIWAGKPHPNDSQGQMTFNWIVSKTREMKNAAILTGYELKLSKLLKMGSDIWLNTPRKPCEASGTSGMTASMNGSIHMSTLDGWHVEWVEMYPDDSFTIGDGININDAYEADCMYRELEKASKMYDTDAWWEKVANCVNHIVEYFDAERMVKEYAEKIYK comes from the coding sequence ATGAAATCGACTGCTTATTTTTGCATGGAATTTGCCATAGATCAGCCATTAAAAACATACGCTGGGGGGCTGGGATTTTTAGCAGGTTCTCATTTTAGAACCGCTAAAAGATTAAATATGCCTTTGGTTGGGGTTTCCATACTTTGGAGTTATGGATATTACGACCAAGTTAGAGATATGGAAGGAAGGATGAAAGTAGAGTACGTAAGAAAATATTATGATTTTTTGACAGATATTGACTTAAAAGTCCCAGTGACTATAAATGGAGCCACTGTCTGGGTTAAAGTCTACAAACTTGAAGAAGATGTTTTTGGTACTTGCCCAATATATTTTTTAACAACAGACATTCCTGAAAATGACTACCTCTCAAGGACAATATCCCATCATTTATACGATAGTAATAACTTAACACACATTGCCCAAGAAATAGTCCTTGGAATTGGGGGGTATAAGGTTATTAAGGAATGTGAAAATGTCAAATTATTCCACCTAAATGAGCCTCATGGGTTACCACTTGCATTTAAAATGCTTGAAGATTATGGTTTGGATTATGTTAGGGAGCATTTGGTTTTCACAACCCACACACCAATGCCTGAAGGCAATGAAACACAGGATGTAAATTTACTCAAAAACATGGGATTTTTCGGCAATGTGGATATCAAAATTGCTGAAAAATTAGGGGGGAATCCATTTAATCTAACCGTTGCAGCATTAAGAATGTCTAAAAGAGCAAATGCAGTTTCTAAACAACATAAAAAAACTGTAGAACAAATGTGGAGTTGGGTAAAAGACAAATGTGAAATCATCAGTATCACAAACGCTCAAGATAGGTATTATTGGCAGGACAAGATTATAAAAGAATCTGCGGAAAATTACGACTATGATAAATTGAGAGAGAGAAAAATGGAATTGAAAAAAATGCTTTTTGAGGAAGTTGCAGACCAGACAGGAAAAATTTTTGATCCAAATATAATGACCGTTGTGTGGGCAAGGAGATTTGTGGAGTATAAGAGACCTTATTTGCCGTTGTATGATGAAAAAAGATTAAGAAAGTTGTTAGAAAGTAACAAGATGCAAATAATTTGGGCTGGAAAACCACATCCAAACGATTCACAAGGACAGATGACCTTTAACTGGATAGTATCAAAAACAAGGGAAATGAAAAATGCCGCCATACTCACTGGATATGAGTTAAAGTTGAGTAAGTTGCTAAAGATGGGCTCTGATATTTGGTTAAATACACCAAGAAAACCTTGTGAAGCCTCAGGAACATCTGGAATGACGGCATCGATGAACGGCTCAATACACATGAGTACATTGGATGGCTGGCATGTAGAATGGGTTGAGATGTATCCAGATGACAGTTTTACTATTGGTGATGGAATAAATATTAACGATGCCTATGAAGCGGATTGTATGTATAGGGAATTGGAAAAGGCATCTAAGATGTATGATACCGATGCTTGGTGGGAAAAGGTTGCAAACTGTGTCAACCACATTGTTGAATACTTTGACGCAGAGAGGATGGTAAAGGAGTACGCTGAAAAAATATACAAATAA